Proteins co-encoded in one Cinclus cinclus chromosome Z, bCinCin1.1, whole genome shotgun sequence genomic window:
- the IL11RA gene encoding interleukin-11 receptor subunit alpha gives MKGGRKALIVPSVPAQLEDHCAGTLCPQNVSLLVQASRDVFSACVPICGVVGPPRKMHSSIPGLGRVMVFLTAALASASFAIREDWGEEGVQYGQLETDVTLSCPGVHASSPVQWRRAGATALPEGSAIQQGSLVLPRASLTFMGTYSCHGEDGGLLHTVSLRLGHLPGVPFVSCRASDYENFSCSWTSSVETFLPTRYITTYRKKSLTGEEKRRNKNGHMGLCLQDPSRPGTCTVHRSEFWSSYRLNITEVNPLGFSYRLLDVTMQAIIKPDPPEGLVVEPIPLAPRRLHVSWKYPSSWPKEPHFQLRFRLQYRPVIHRSWSVVETVNLSEVITDAFAGLEHVVQVSAKDFLDAGNWSEWSAEARATPVRDLASTASEETTTDARLESLAEEPSQAPNPEPINRSDPLEKMAVLVSLGIFAFFILAAVLVISILIWLRVRKHGKDKTKPNFLVAATHLKALPKAQIL, from the exons atgaagggaggaagaaaagctcTGATTGTTCCCTCTGTCCCGGCTCAGCTCGAGGACCACTGTGCTGGGACTTTGTGTCCCCAGAATGTGTCACTGCTGGTGCAAGCATCAAGGGATGTTTTCTCTGCCTGTGTGCCCATCTGTGGGGTTGTGGGGCCACCAAGGAAG ATGCACAGTTCCATCCCAGGCCTGGGCAGGGTGATGGTGTTCCTCACAGCAGCCCTAGCATCAGCCTCCTTTGCTATCCGTGAAGACTGGGGAGAGGAAG GTGTGCAGTATGGACAGCTGGAGACAGACGTGACCCTATCATGCCCTGGTGTCCATGCCAG CTCACCAGTGCAGTGGAGACGAGCAGGTGCCACGGCACTGCCAGAGGGCTCAGCCATCCAGCAGGGATCCTTGGTGCTGCCAAGGGCCAGCCTGACCTTCATGGGAACATACAGCTGCCATGGCGAGGACGGTGGCCTCCTGCACACTGTGTCCCTGCGTCTGGGAC ACCTGCCTGGAGTTCCCTTTGTGTCCTGCAGAGCATCTGACTATGAGAATTTCTCTTGCTCCTGGACCTCCAGCGTGGAGACCTTCCTCCCCACCAGATACATCACCACATACAG GAAGAAATCCCTGACAGGTGAAGAAAAGCGGAG GAACAAGAACGGGCAcatggggctgtgcctgcaggatCCGTCCCGCCCCGGCACCTGCACTGTCCACAGGTCAGAGTTCTGGAGCTCCTACCGCCTGAACATCACCGAGGTGAACCCCCTGGGCTTCAGCTACCGCCTTCTTGATGTCACTATGCAGGCCATCA TTAAGCCAGACCCTCCAGAGGGCTTGGTGGTGGAACCCATCCCCTTGGCCCCACGGCGACTCCATGTGAGCTGGAAGTACCCTTCCTCCTGGCCAAAGGAACCCCACTTCCAGCTGAGGTTTCGGCTCCAGTACCGACCCGTCATCCACCGTTCCTGGTCCGTG GTAGAGACGGTAAATCTGTCTGAGGTTATCACGGATGCCTTCGCCGGGCTGGAGCACGTGGTCCAAGTCAGTGCCAAGGATTTCCTGGATGCGGGGAATTGGAGCGAGTGGAGTGCTGAGGCCCGAGCAACACCAGTCAGAG ACTTGGCCTCCACAGCAAGTGAAGAAACCACTACAGATGCCAGACTGGAGAGCCTGGCTGAGGAGCCCTCCCAGGCTCCCAACCCTGAGCCCATCA ATCGCAGTGACCCCTTGGAGAAGATGGCTGTCCTGGTGTCCCTTGGGATCTTTGCCTTCTTCATCCTGGCTGCTGTTCTTGTCATCAGCATCCTCATCTG GCTCCGGGTGAGGAAACATGGCAAGGACAAGACCAAACCCAACTTTCTGGTTGCTGCCACCCACTTGAAGGCACTACCAA AAGCTCAGATCCTGTAG